TTTCCAAAAGATGGTTGAGAAGGAGGGAGTCTCTTCCGCTGGTAATGCATTTAACATTTTGGTAAATTCTTATTGCCAAAAGAACAGGGCAATAGAAGCATGCACGCTTCTCGTTGGTCTGGTCAATGTAAAACAGTTAATGCCTTGGCATAACACATATAAAGAACTAATAAGTAAGTTATTGGTTCAGGGTGGGTTTAAAGATGCTTTAAATCTTTTGGGGTTGATGAAAAACCAGGGATTTCCACCTTATGTGGATCCATTTATCGAGTATGTATCGAAGTCTGGAACTGGTGATGATGCTATTGTCTTTCTGAAGGAAATGACTTCAAAGAGGTTTCCAGCAACATCTTTGTTCCTCCGAATGTTTGAAGCCTTATTCAAGGCTGGAAGGTATACAGAAGCTCAAAATTTCCTTTCCAAATGTCCAGGATTCATTCGTAATCACGCTGATGTCTTGAATCTCTTCTGTTCCGTTAATTCTAGAAAAGGTGTGTCTACGGCTAATTTGGCTGCTTAGGCATTACTGGGCTGTATTTCGGATTGTATCACGTCAGGATAATGTAGTATGGTATTTCTTCAGGGAATTTTGGAAtgcattttttcttatttccaatCTGAAATTAGTGATTATTGGGCGTGATAAACTTTTTAGCGGCCAACAAAATTCATGCGGGCGTTGCTATTGTATAAGTCCAGTGTACTTGGGCTGTTGCCTATTCTTATAGTCAATACAATCTTGTTTaccgataaaataaaataaaataaaattcatggtGTTTCAATTGCCAAGGTTTTTATCTCACTGTTATTTTTCTCATGGACACAGTATTATGCTTACTGTTGAACAGATTAAATGGAtccaatttttcatttaaagtgGAGGCGATAAGTGCAATTTGACATGGCATTCATTTCTTAAATAACAATGTCTTCATATTTAATGGGCCTTTCTTCATTCTACAGAAAGGACTCCATAAGTCTTGAGGCTAGAAATATTTTGGTCTTCATATTTTATGGGCCAATCAGTATTCTATTCTACCTACTGATTGGCTAGAAGCTTCTAATAATGTTAAAAACTCTGGAACTTGCTGAGCAATGCTTTGTAGGGAGAACCTGTGTCTACTACACATTGCCCCTCTGAAAAACTAGGATGAAAAATTATTCCCCcaagaaaataatttacattGAAGAGCAAGTGAAAATAGACGTGTTGTATTTTCTGCCAATGGAAGCAGCAGTTGTAAATTCGGAATATCTTATACAAGTCTATAGGCTTCTAAATAACAAAGATGGGATGGACCCAAAACTAATAGTAACAGCAGACTGCAGTAACAGGAAACCACAAGAGAGGTGGGGGACCCGAACAAAGCCTCTTGTTCAGTCTACAACGCGGTGCCCGTGTACCGTGCAGGCTTTCTGCAGAATGACTTGTCTCGaggaaagaaaatcaaagaagcaCACCCTTTTCCATTTAAATCTCTGCGATAAAGCAAGTTCTGAGTCTTTCCTTTTGTAATAGATGTAATTGAGAATGATAGGAGAGAACATTTTGAGAGAGGTACGAGCctttctaaaatttcaaatgaataGACATCTAAATCTTCTTCAATTATCTGATTAAATTAGATAGTAAAAAGAAATGGTTTCTTACTGTGTCTACTTGTTCATATTTTTGTCACTTTTCAATCGTACCTCAAAATTGATATATCCATACGTGTCTCATCGATGTTATTTATCTTTTAGAGCGCTGGCATTGGCTATTGTGATTTGCCATTTCCTTGAAACTTCATTGGGTGTATTGCCAATCTGTCGACCGACTTAGACCTATCGATAGAGCAAAATGCAATGAGCGTGACAAAACAAGCCTTACAAAATGGGCTGCTGCTTCTTTCCATTTTTATCTctgcatttaatttttattgtaaatattgGTATATTACGCATGACAGTTCTTTCTGGAGCTTTCCCTTTGATAGATATCCACATTAACACGAGGACGAGTGAGGTCCTTACGCGGTGAACAACTCTCCAAGTTACAACATggtcaaaaaatacaaaaggtcCAGATATCTTGATTCATTTACCAAAAATCCCCTGAAGACCACCACATTTGCAGCAGTTTGTTAATACAGaacccaaaaaatatatatattatagagaaGAACCTTTCTTTTGGGAGGCAGattttcttgatggaaactaaaaagaaaaagaaaaaagaaaggcagagaaagaaaaagaggacaAGGCGAGCAGGGAAAGAGCTATTATTGTTTTACTTTTACGGTGGTAGGAGTGTACAAAGAGTGGAGAATGGGGACCAGTTCAAATTATTATGCCGCTATAAAGTGAGCTGAAGAGTCTTTGGGGGTCCTTTTCATGATGTATAAACATCATCCCTTTAGAGTAGGAAGATGGATTTCCATGTTCCCTAAAACAAGCGCCATCTGAGCCATGTTCGGACTTGGTACGATGACTGTCTTCCTTCGTGTTAGCATATGAATTGCTTTTGCCTTCCTGTCCCTGACCTGCCCCTTGTCACATATATTCTGTTTCCATTTATACCACCAATAATGGAAATGGTGCATGCCCATTGACAAAATGACATCCCTTCTTAATTTATCCTGTTTTACTAAATCAGTGTTGTTTGCTATGTTTTGTACCCATGGTACTAAACAACCAAACATGCGgttaaagaaaatattcatgcatgtaTTTCCATCATtatgactattaataaatttaaggaTAAATCACGCTTTTAGAAAGAGAACGAATTCAAATTTCGAAAGAAGGCAAGAAGTTCCCCGATCGTACGTGGGCGCACAAATTAAAGATGTCccattatatattatgattactTTCTTAGAAGAGGCCATTATCCTTACTCCCGCAGAAAGCACCCGTGccataatatttcataatgaACAAATGTCATTAAGATGTTTGTAACTCTGTTGATACCTATCAATTAAACAATCTGGGCATGTGACACTCAAATGAACACCCAGTTTGTGAAGCAGCTTACTCTTTtgaatcacaaaaaataaaaaatgaaataaacccAAGGGTATTGTGATGGCATGGTATCGGGATTTTGAGTAGCACATGTATTTTCATTGGAGGGAAGAGTTTCAGAAAGAGTTATGAGATAAGGCCGAGGACAAGATGGGGCCTATGATTTCTAAGCAGGTGTGCAAGAGTCTGGTCTACTTTTGAGCACAGTGGCAAAGGAAGTGTCATGCGGATCTGTACTTCAATTAGTTGTTCATGTAAAAGTGGAAGTGATGGCTCCTGTTTCTTGCAATTGCTCCATTCAAACCTCAACAAGTACTAGCAGTGGAGGAGAGGGAATATTATTTTCTACTCATTAGGctatcctagctagctagctacttgtTTGACTCCCTCTTGGATCCTCCTAACCCACAACATATATTACGTCATGTAAATATAATTGCATGCACTTCGCTCACCCGGTGCCGTGCCACTACTGGTCTTTCGATTTAAGCCTTAAAAGATCAGTAGCACCTCGCTATCGAACTAAACCAACCATCATTTTGCAACAGTACTCATGTAAATGATTATATCAGAACACGAGGAGTAATCATTTCAATTGATAATCCCCTGTCAATTCAGCTATTAATCGAACGGTAAGGCTCGGTTTTGTTAAAATAATGCTAGTAACTGCTGCTTTCAGCTGTCTAGTACTACTGGGGTCGATCCTGGATATTAATCGTTTATGGATGAGCTTGTGAGAGCATGCACGTTGATTGTCGCTGGATGGAGCAGCGTTCAAGCGGCACGTGGAGTTGTTGTCGCTAATGGgaaccttttatttttatttttttgttttttaccgTCGGCCATAGTTGCCAACGTGAtcttttttttatgaaacttaCCTCTGTGGGCTATGAGAGAGAGGCATCGTTAGGGCTCACCAAATCAGTATAAAAACGTTGTGTCTATTAAGGTCAGCAACTGAGCTGAGTATCCGTATCTTTATTATAAATGAACTtgtcatttaatttaataaCCTTAAGAGTACTACATATTTCTCAAACTCGCTATCTCCTAATTAAGTATCTCTCATCCATTCTTGGATcttatactttatttatttaaacattCTTCAAGCAGAAGCTCTAAATTAATCTCTTCATAAATAATGGAGGACCCTAGGAATCCAATTCCCATGTCCCCTATCCTATTGAGCCGTAAAACAAGTACAGAGCTAAGGGTGATGGTCCATATCACCAAAATGGTGCACATCAGCTTGTGCAATCAATCTTGTGATGCCCTCTGGCTCTGGATGCATGCCTGATCATCCGTATATAAAAGTGATGTTCACCATGTATCTTTCTTCTCATTATGGAAGTGAATTTAGTATTGACTAGGCAATGATTGGGTAAACAGAATGCAAACCATGCCAAACTAATCACAGGAAGCCACATTTCAAGAATGGTCCATATAAAGCTACTGGGGATGCAGAGTTCTAGTCATCTTCTAGAGACGGTAGACAAATGGTGGGTTCCCATTAGACATGGAATGCAGACAAAATAGTGCGTTATACTTTTATCTTGGATTATCGTATTCAAAATCAAAGCTTATGGCCCTGAGCACTGAGCAGTGAAGAAAGAGACAACAATGCCAAGCTGTTGTCGGTAATTTTTGCCCGTAAACCGCGTGGACATATTTGTCATTGTGTGATAAATGGCTCTGTTCTATTCTTATGTTTGGTCAATTTCTCTATCTTTGTCATATTAGAGTGTGATTGAGCATTAAACTGGAGGGGGGGTCCCTTACATGCATCTCTTTCTAATCACATTGCTGCAGAACGAGCGATATATAGAACTACATCTTCTACGGACGTGAGGTGTGAACCACTAGTTTTAGCCATCCTCTTCTttctcaaaaaaagaaaaggaagaatgaaagtttaaagatgtaaaataaaagtttttcttGATTGAATGCTATAATATTAGTCATCCAAACTTTTAAGGATAATTTTGTAtagatattattttctattttctatttgttccctataacattttaaatttatttcttgaaaaaaagaGTGCTAAAAGAGgaagagataatttttaaaataaaaatatgtaaagaaGCTGTAATGCCTCTCAAAATTTAGAGAGATACTGAAGCTTAGTAgtattttagaataaaaatttgattttgggtgttttatataaatcttaaggtttgttttatattttatataagagtaATGCTCATGATATAATCAATTGTACAAGTGTTacacattatttttaaaaaaatgtgaaatttattattaaaaaattaaattttttatgtaaatttcatatatacttatttttttttaataagaatgcAGAGCGCTTGCATACTATAACGCCGTGCACTATACTGCAAATGccatttctatttctatttctatAAATCTGAAGttatttctcttatattttaAGGTGTGTTGCAGAAGCATGCACACGACTGCCGGACCGTTAAACGCTCCTTGGCAGCGGCTGGAAATACTAtcatttaagagagagagagagagagagagagagagagaagcttttACTTTTTAAAGTTTACTCTTTTTGAATAGTTTTTAAAGAATGACTGTCGGCTTGTGGTATGTAAAGCAAGAGCATGTGTGATTGTTAGCTGTCAGTGCTTTGTGGAATCTCTAAAGCACACTCAACACTTCACCATCCTAAAAgatattaaatatgtaattatatgaaatcatattaaaaattaatggaCGAAactagaaaggaaaaaaaaaaaaaaaaaacaaaaaaaagaagaagaagagccaAACAAATATCGTCATAGTTCGTAGATAATAGATATAGGTAGGCGGTGCCCAAACCCATCATCAATCTCGAGCCCCATTACATTGAGATTCTCGCATCCTCAAatccttagaaaaaaaaaaaaaaaagaacgacTGTATTTGGGACTGTATTGAGTGGCCAAACTCATGGAACACTGGATTCCCCACGGTCCCAAGCAAAGCTTTTGATCCCAAACACATCCACACACTGACCTCTGACCATTTTGTGTTGAACAATTCAGTCATATGTAtcgtttttttcaaaaaataatgataataaatcgAACTGAATACACTGACAGTATAATGCATCAAGATGACTCATGCCTGAACAGTGAAGAATTTGGTATCAGGATAATGTACACGCGAAATGTAAAGTTTTCATCTTTATCACGCTTGGAGCTTTTTACTTAAAATGAAGTAGTGGAAACAGAGAAATACAAAATAGCACGCCCCATTTACGCAAATGCATGATTGACTCCCTAGGGGAATTCCTGTCTCCTCGAGATTTGGTTCGTTTTGTTCTTTTAAACTCATATTTTTCTCTCTACAATCTCCTGACTCAATGACAAGCATGCTAGTTCCTTTTAAATAACCCAAAAACGGATTTTTTTACTTGGGGTCTGACATAAGATTTTCGGCGAATGGGATTCTGGTATGGAAAGCAGGAAGTGAGGTTGTGAGAGACCACTTTGAGGGCTATTCTTCCTAGTAGCTCCATCACCCACCATAAGCAGGCTTTACTATCTGTGAGCCTCTGCTCATagcaaatctcaattcaatggcattgaaaagaaaagaagcttCTGTGTGTTTTGTGGCTTTTCTGTGTTTTTGGGCTTCTGCATATGGATTACTTTCTCCCAAAGGTGTAAACTTTGAAGGTAACTCCAAAATTTCTTTCCTCCATACCTTTAAAATCTGCAAAAACGGTGTTCTTTAGGTGCATATATGGTGCGAAATTCTCATCTTGCTGCTTTGTTTGCAGTGCAAGCTTTAATGGGaataaaaacttctttaaaGGATCCCCATGGTGTCCTCGATAATTGGGATGGCGACTCTGTTGATCCATGTAGCTGGACCATGGTTACCTGTTCTGCTGAGAGCCTAGTCATTGGCCTGTAAGTCGTATTGCAATTCTATTTCTTGGAGCTAGACACAGCATGATGTTAAACGTTCTACTCCATGAAAAATAGCCAAAagtttgtaaaagaaaaaacaaaacaagaaaagaaaagaaataggttctaaagtttttgaaattttcttgttgCAGGGGTACTCCTAGCCAGAATTTATCCGGTACTCTATCTCCAAGTATAGGCAATCTGAAAAATCTTCAGATTGTGTAAGTTTCGTCCACTCCTTAATGAAAATGGTTCTTCTTTGTAATTGGTTTTAATTAGTCTTCTCTGCACTACTCTGCAGGCTTTTACAGAACAACAACATTAAAGGACCAATCCCTGCAGAGCTTGGAAAGCTCTCAAAGCTTCACACACTTGATCTTTCGAATAACTTCTTCAGTGGGGAAATTCCTACAACTCTGGGTCATCTGAGAAGCCTCCAATACATGTAAGAATTTCTGAGTTGAGACTTGATGCTCAAAATCTATGTAAAATAGCTATGATATTATTCCTCGGTCTATATCTGATGAGATTCGCTTGAATTGGGCCAATTGGCTATAGGAGACTTAACAATAACAGTCTCTCGGGAGCATTTCCAATGTCATTGGCTAACATGGCCCAGCTTGCCTTTCTGTAATTCTCTTCTCCAATTTTTCTTTCGCCATGCACAAATGTTTGATTTCTATGATTGAATTGTTTCTGAAAAAAGGGTTTTATTATTCAGTGATTTGTCCTACAACAGTCTGAGTGGACCTGTACCCAGATTTCCTGCTAAAACATTCAAGtaaatctctctctatctctgtgtgtgtgcgtgcgtgtgcgtgtgtgtgtgtgtgcgtgtgtgtgtgtgtgtgtagggcGAGTGCCCATGTGTGGAAAACCGTAGAATAGATACTAAACTTTTCTTATCATCGCAGCATTGTTGGGAACCCTTTGATATGCCCAACAGGCTCTGAACCAGACTGCAATGGGACAACACTCTTGCCAATGTCCATGAACTTGAATGGTTCACAAAGTATGGAATACAATACTTTTTTGTCTGTagttttttcttaaaaactGTTTCCCCTTTCCCTAATATGCAATTTCATGTTTCGTGTATCTCGTGTTCATTCTGACCTCAAGATCTTTGCGCCTTAAGCAGCTCAGCCTTCTAGTAGACCTAGCAGTCACAAAGTAGCCCTTGCCTTTGGCTTGAGCCTCGGATGCCTATGTCTCATGGCCCTGGGATTTGGTTTTCTTTTGTGGTGGAGGCAAAGGCACCACAAACAGATATTCTTTGATGCCAAAGGTTAGTGTTAGATGATGACACTTCAGAAACTGAAACATTTATGTGGCGTGTTTGAGTGCTTGGTAATAATTGGCTTGAGTTATAAGTCAAAATCTCTTGAAATTTTCAGACCGGCATCATGAAGAGATTTCCCTTGGAAACTTGAAGAGATTCCATTTCAGGGAACTTCAAAGTGCAACCAACAGCTTCAGCAACAAAAGCATACTTGGAAAAGGTGGTTTTGGAAACGTGTACAAAGGAGTTCTCCAAGATGGGACTGTTGTGGCTGTCAAGAGGCTTAAAGATGGTAATGCAATTGGAGGAGAGATTCAATTCCAGACTGAAGTTGAAATGATTAGCCTAGCAGTGCACCGAAACCTCCTCAGGCTATATGGTTTTTGTGTGACGCCCACAGAAAGGCTTCTAGTTTACCCATTTATGTCCAATGGCAGTGTTGCTTCTCGTCTCAAAGGTAAACTAGTTAAAAGACAAGCAAACATGATTGCTATGCGAGATGCAGTGTTTTGCTAAATTAGACTCAAATTGATCTTTGACAGGAAAACCTGTCTTGGACTGGAACACTAGGAAGAGGATTGCCTTAGGAGCTGGCAGGGGACTATTATACCTTCACGAGCAGTGTGACCCGAAGATAATTCATAGGGACGTGAAGGCTGCAAATATATTGCTTGATGACTCTTGTGAGGCCGTGGTAGGAGATTTTGGCTTAGCAAAGCTTTTGGATCACCAAGATTCACATGTTACCACAGCAGTGAGAGGCACGGTGGGGCATATAGCCCCGGAATATCTTTCCACCGGTCAGTCCTCTGAGAAAACAGATGTCTTCGGATTTGGGATCCTTCTCCTAGAATTAATTACAGGCCAGCGAGCACTAGAATTCGGCAAGGCAGCCAACCAGAAAGGTGCCATGCTCGATTGGGTGAGTACAAGTTCTACGCAGGCTTTTCTTTCCCAATGGTTTATGCTTACTGATCTGGTATTAGTCTATTTTGGATATACATTTACTTGACATCGAGTTATGATCACAGGTAAAGAAAATCCATCAGGAGAAGAAGCTTGAAATGCTTGTGGATAAGGATCTTAAAAGCAACTATGACAGAATTGAGCTGGAGGAGATGGTCCAAGTGGCTCTTTTGTGCACCCAATACCTCCCAGGCCACAGACCCAAAATGTCTGAAGTGGTCAGAATGCTTGAAGGTGATGGGCTCGCAGAAAGATGGGAAGCTTCTCAAAGAGTTGAATCTACCAAGTGCAAACCCCATGAGTTCTCTGCATCAGATAGATATTCTGATCTCACCGATAACTCTTCCCTACTAGTCCAAGCAATGGAGCTCTCTGGGCCAAGGTGAATAAATTCCAAAATTGATGTATTTACTATTGTTTCTATGAAAGTTGGAATTTTGATGGAACAAGTTATAGTTGAAGATATTCACAAAAGGTAAAGAAGATCGAAAGCCTTTGCTCTATAGATGTCGAATCCAGGAACTCCAAAGGACTCCGATCTTTTCTTCAATTGTACAGGATATTTTGAGCTTGAAATTTGTTGGTTGTTTGTATTCCAACTCAGTGGGGATTTATAAATCCATCCCCTGAACTTTATAGAACAATTAGTCCAACATCATCGCAATCATGTGCAAGAATAGttcaatttattaaataataaaaaattattctatacAACGAATTTAGCATGTCTTGGGGAATTATACAGTAAAATAGGACCTTTATGAGTGACAAcgttaatattttaatctttagGCTTAGTTTGgatgtttcatctcatcattataactttctcaaattcttgtacaaaatataataaataatttaattttttcaaattttaaaataataataatattaaaaaataatattataataatattttatttaactttcaa
The genomic region above belongs to Carya illinoinensis cultivar Pawnee chromosome 4, C.illinoinensisPawnee_v1, whole genome shotgun sequence and contains:
- the LOC122308232 gene encoding protein NSP-INTERACTING KINASE 1-like isoform X3 is translated as MALKRKEASVCFVAFLCFWASAYGLLSPKGVNFEVQALMGIKTSLKDPHGVLDNWDGDSVDPCSWTMVTCSAESLVIGLGTPSQNLSGTLSPSIGNLKNLQIVLLQNNNIKGPIPAELGKLSKLHTLDLSNNFFSGEIPTTLGHLRSLQYIDLSYNSLSGPVPRFPAKTFNIVGNPLICPTGSEPDCNGTTLLPMSMNLNGSQTAQPSSRPSSHKVALAFGLSLGCLCLMALGFGFLLWWRQRHHKQIFFDAKDRHHEEISLGNLKRFHFRELQSATNSFSNKSILGKGGFGNVYKGVLQDGTVVAVKRLKDGNAIGGEIQFQTEVEMISLAVHRNLLRLYGFCVTPTERLLVYPFMSNGSVASRLKGKPVLDWNTRKRIALGAGRGLLYLHEQCDPKIIHRDVKAANILLDDSCEAVVGDFGLAKLLDHQDSHVTTAVRGTVGHIAPEYLSTGQSSEKTDVFGFGILLLELITGQRALEFGKAANQKGAMLDWVKKIHQEKKLEMLVDKDLKSNYDRIELEEMVQVALLCTQYLPGHRPKMSEVVRMLEGDGLAERWEASQRVESTKCKPHEFSASDRYSDLTDNSSLLVQAMELSGPR
- the LOC122308232 gene encoding protein NSP-INTERACTING KINASE 1-like isoform X1, producing MALKRKEASVCFVAFLCFWASAYGLLSPKGVNFEVQALMGIKTSLKDPHGVLDNWDGDSVDPCSWTMVTCSAESLVIGLGTPSQNLSGTLSPSIGNLKNLQIVLLQNNNIKGPIPAELGKLSKLHTLDLSNNFFSGEIPTTLGHLRSLQYMRLNNNSLSGAFPMSLANMAQLAFLDLSYNSLSGPVPRFPAKTFNIVGNPLICPTGSEPDCNGTTLLPMSMNLNGSQTAQPSSRPSSHKVALAFGLSLGCLCLMALGFGFLLWWRQRHHKQIFFDAKDRHHEEISLGNLKRFHFRELQSATNSFSNKSILGKGGFGNVYKGVLQDGTVVAVKRLKDGNAIGGEIQFQTEVEMISLAVHRNLLRLYGFCVTPTERLLVYPFMSNGSVASRLKGKPVLDWNTRKRIALGAGRGLLYLHEQCDPKIIHRDVKAANILLDDSCEAVVGDFGLAKLLDHQDSHVTTAVRGTVGHIAPEYLSTGQSSEKTDVFGFGILLLELITGQRALEFGKAANQKGAMLDWVKKIHQEKKLEMLVDKDLKSNYDRIELEEMVQVALLCTQYLPGHRPKMSEVVRMLEGDGLAERWEASQRVESTKCKPHEFSASDRYSDLTDNSSLLVQAMELSGPR
- the LOC122308232 gene encoding protein NSP-INTERACTING KINASE 1-like isoform X2, whose protein sequence is MALKRKEASVCFVAFLCFWASAYGLLSPKGVNFEVQALMGIKTSLKDPHGVLDNWDGDSVDPCSWTMVTCSAESLVIGLGTPSQNLSGTLSPSIGNLKNLQIVLLQNNNIKGPIPAELGKLSKLHTLDLSNNFFSGEIPTTLGHLRSLQYMRLNNNSLSGAFPMSLANMAQLAFLDLSYNSLSGPVPRFPAKTFNIVGNPLICPTGSEPDCNGTTLLPMSMNLNGSQTQPSSRPSSHKVALAFGLSLGCLCLMALGFGFLLWWRQRHHKQIFFDAKDRHHEEISLGNLKRFHFRELQSATNSFSNKSILGKGGFGNVYKGVLQDGTVVAVKRLKDGNAIGGEIQFQTEVEMISLAVHRNLLRLYGFCVTPTERLLVYPFMSNGSVASRLKGKPVLDWNTRKRIALGAGRGLLYLHEQCDPKIIHRDVKAANILLDDSCEAVVGDFGLAKLLDHQDSHVTTAVRGTVGHIAPEYLSTGQSSEKTDVFGFGILLLELITGQRALEFGKAANQKGAMLDWVKKIHQEKKLEMLVDKDLKSNYDRIELEEMVQVALLCTQYLPGHRPKMSEVVRMLEGDGLAERWEASQRVESTKCKPHEFSASDRYSDLTDNSSLLVQAMELSGPR